In the genome of bacterium, one region contains:
- a CDS encoding phasin family protein encodes MATNKTANNFGNFPDYSKMFAEFRLPSVDFTSFFNIQRRNMEAFSAAHQVLAESFQALSRRQAELMQEQLEGVLKNAKDVLGAGSPEAGAAKQADYAKHWMANSFNNFRELAEMASKSNVEVLDVISNRVVKNIEEFGEAVKKAA; translated from the coding sequence ATGGCTACCAACAAAACTGCCAACAATTTTGGCAATTTTCCCGATTACAGCAAAATGTTCGCTGAATTCCGTCTTCCGTCCGTAGATTTCACCAGCTTTTTCAACATCCAGCGCCGCAACATGGAAGCCTTCTCCGCTGCCCATCAGGTTCTGGCTGAAAGCTTCCAGGCTCTGTCCCGCCGCCAGGCTGAACTGATGCAGGAGCAACTCGAAGGCGTGCTGAAAAACGCCAAAGACGTGCTCGGTGCCGGTTCTCCGGAAGCCGGTGCTGCCAAGCAGGCCGACTATGCTAAACATTGGATGGCCAATTCCTTCAACAACTTCCGCGAACTGGCCGAAATGGCCTCCAAATCCAACGTGGAAGTGCTGGACGTCATCAGCAACCGCGTGGTGAAGAACATTGAAGAGTTCGGCGAAGCCGTCAAGAAAGCTGCTTAA
- the nth gene encoding endonuclease III codes for MAKESYALLQKRADKIFAILSGLNPHPETELHFTNHFTLLVAVVLSAQATDAGVNKATPALFTIANTPEKMAALGVERLEGYIKTIGLYKAKAKNVIALSRMLVEEYGSRVPDKHEDLMRLPGVGRKTANVILNCAFGQPTMAVDTHVFRLAHRLGFSRGKTPEAVEQDLLKVIPEKWMQHAHYWLILHGRYVCKARAPKCAECAIADYCPSAFAI; via the coding sequence ATGGCCAAGGAAAGCTATGCCTTATTGCAGAAGCGGGCGGATAAAATCTTTGCAATTTTATCCGGCCTGAACCCGCATCCGGAGACGGAACTGCATTTTACCAATCATTTTACGCTGCTGGTGGCGGTGGTGCTTTCCGCCCAGGCGACGGATGCGGGCGTGAACAAGGCAACCCCTGCCCTGTTTACCATTGCCAACACGCCGGAAAAGATGGCCGCGCTCGGGGTGGAGCGGCTGGAGGGCTATATCAAGACCATCGGCCTGTATAAGGCCAAGGCGAAGAACGTGATCGCGCTTTCGCGCATGCTGGTGGAGGAATATGGCAGCCGTGTGCCGGATAAGCATGAGGACCTGATGCGCCTGCCCGGCGTGGGCCGCAAGACGGCCAATGTGATCCTCAACTGCGCCTTCGGCCAGCCGACCATGGCGGTGGATACGCATGTGTTCCGCCTGGCGCACCGGCTGGGCTTCAGCCGTGGAAAAACACCCGAGGCGGTGGAACAGGACCTGCTGAAAGTGATCCCGGAGAAATGGATGCAGCATGCGCACTACTGGCTGATTTTGCACGGGCGCTATGTGTGCAAGGCGCGGGCGCCGAAATGCGCGGAATGCGCGATTGCGGATTATTGCCCGTCGGCGTTTGCGATATAG
- a CDS encoding ABC transporter substrate-binding protein: MEPNLTRKPLDSGGRCEVGAKPGRPERRSRLKHAAALALSFWVLVVAPIHALALDEDLDTLDEVQTTHGITLMDKLKYPKDFTHLDYVNPDAPKGGSVRLAAIGTFDSLNPFILRGVGANSIGLLFDTLLDNVEDEASSEYGLLAESVRRPKDNRWVEYVLRPEAKFRDGSPVTAADVVWTFNMLREKGHPVYRAYYRDVEKAEAKDARTVRFTFKHGDNRELALILGQFPITSKAFYEKHDVTQPGLLAPMGSGPYEVAEAIPGKSIRYKRRDGYWAKNLPINRGRYNFDTIQVDYYRDETVAIEALKAGEYDFRQENIARLWAKAYNTPAIQSGKLKKEEISHKIPTGMQGFIFNLRRDKFKNCLTREAITLAFNFEWANKNLFYSGYHRSLSYFSNSELASSGLPSNDELNLLKRWESKLPPQLFTTPFSLPVNEEPGDMRANLIKAKELLTRAGWLVKNGQLVDGMTGEPFTIEFLIDMPSMERVLASLVQNLKRLGIDARIRLVDDAQFQKRLEQFDFDMVTDVIPQSMSPGNEQIDFWHSSKANVQGSRNLAGLQNPAVDALVESIVSAPNRTALVTATHALDRVLLNEYIAIPGWHLKSFRIIYWDKFGRPDKRPDYGLGFPHTWWSKSAEPAKH, from the coding sequence ATGGAGCCCAACCTCACCCGCAAGCCTCTGGATAGCGGCGGCCGGTGTGAGGTTGGCGCAAAACCCGGTCGGCCGGAGCGGCGATCGCGGTTAAAGCATGCTGCTGCGCTGGCTCTGTCCTTCTGGGTGCTGGTTGTGGCACCCATCCACGCCCTGGCGCTGGATGAAGACCTCGACACGCTCGACGAGGTCCAGACCACCCACGGCATCACGCTGATGGACAAACTGAAATACCCCAAAGACTTCACCCATCTCGATTACGTCAACCCCGATGCCCCGAAGGGCGGATCGGTAAGGCTGGCCGCCATCGGCACCTTTGATAGCCTCAACCCTTTCATCCTGCGCGGCGTCGGCGCCAATTCCATCGGCCTGCTGTTCGACACGCTGCTGGATAATGTGGAAGATGAGGCCTCCAGCGAATACGGCCTGCTGGCGGAGTCTGTTCGTCGTCCCAAGGATAACCGCTGGGTGGAATATGTGCTGCGGCCGGAGGCGAAATTCCGCGACGGTTCTCCCGTCACCGCGGCCGATGTGGTCTGGACCTTTAACATGCTGCGCGAGAAGGGCCACCCCGTCTACCGCGCCTATTACCGCGACGTGGAAAAGGCCGAGGCGAAAGACGCCCGCACCGTGCGCTTTACCTTCAAACATGGCGACAACCGCGAGCTGGCCCTCATCCTCGGCCAGTTCCCGATTACCTCTAAAGCCTTTTACGAAAAGCACGACGTCACCCAGCCCGGCCTGCTCGCGCCCATGGGCAGCGGGCCTTACGAGGTGGCCGAGGCCATCCCCGGCAAAAGCATCCGCTACAAGCGCCGTGACGGTTACTGGGCAAAGAACCTGCCCATCAACCGCGGCCGCTATAATTTCGACACCATCCAGGTGGATTACTACCGCGACGAGACAGTGGCCATCGAAGCGCTGAAAGCCGGTGAATATGATTTCCGTCAGGAGAACATCGCCCGCCTCTGGGCCAAGGCCTACAACACCCCTGCGATTCAGAGCGGCAAACTGAAGAAGGAGGAAATCTCCCACAAAATCCCAACCGGCATGCAGGGTTTCATCTTCAACCTGCGCCGCGACAAGTTCAAAAACTGCCTGACACGGGAAGCCATCACGCTGGCATTCAACTTCGAATGGGCCAACAAAAATCTCTTTTACAGCGGCTACCATCGCAGCCTCAGCTATTTCAGCAATTCCGAGCTGGCCAGCAGCGGCCTTCCTTCCAATGACGAACTGAACCTGCTTAAGCGCTGGGAAAGCAAGCTGCCGCCGCAACTCTTCACCACGCCGTTTAGCCTGCCGGTCAATGAGGAACCCGGCGACATGCGCGCCAACCTCATTAAGGCGAAGGAGCTGCTCACCCGCGCGGGCTGGCTGGTGAAGAACGGCCAGCTGGTAGACGGCATGACCGGGGAGCCCTTCACCATCGAATTCCTCATCGACATGCCCTCCATGGAGCGCGTGCTGGCTTCCCTGGTGCAGAACCTCAAGCGCCTGGGCATCGACGCCCGCATCCGCCTGGTAGACGATGCGCAATTCCAGAAACGGCTGGAACAGTTCGATTTCGATATGGTGACCGATGTCATTCCCCAGTCCATGAGCCCTGGTAATGAGCAAATCGACTTCTGGCATTCCAGCAAGGCCAACGTGCAGGGCAGCCGCAACCTCGCCGGTCTGCAAAACCCTGCCGTGGATGCGCTGGTGGAATCCATTGTCTCCGCCCCTAACCGCACGGCCCTGGTCACCGCCACCCATGCGCTCGACCGCGTGCTACTGAACGAATACATCGCCATCCCCGGTTGGCACCTCAAGAGCTTCCGCATCATCTACTGGGATAAATTCGGCCGCCCCGACAAGCGCCCCGACTATGGCCTCGGCTTCCCTCACACCTGGTGGAGCAAATCCGCCGAGCCGGCAAAACACTAG
- a CDS encoding c-type cytochrome: MNSFELNKIAAAILLSGLIAMIVGTVTGALYDPHHDATKRGFKVEVAEEETGAAVAAEPAKPEVLDVKALMAAADAKRGEAVVKKCAACHDFTKGGPNRVGPNLYGIVGNKKAHAADFAYSKAMQEKGGTWTEEDLLHFLKKPKDFVPGTKMSFAGIAKPEERADLVAYLSTLK; the protein is encoded by the coding sequence ATGAACTCGTTCGAATTGAATAAGATTGCCGCCGCCATCCTTCTTTCCGGCCTTATCGCCATGATCGTCGGTACCGTCACCGGCGCATTGTACGACCCCCATCACGATGCGACCAAGCGCGGCTTCAAGGTGGAAGTGGCGGAAGAGGAAACGGGCGCTGCCGTCGCCGCCGAACCCGCCAAACCTGAAGTGCTGGATGTGAAGGCCCTGATGGCCGCCGCCGATGCCAAGCGCGGCGAAGCGGTAGTAAAAAAATGCGCCGCCTGCCACGATTTCACCAAGGGCGGCCCAAACCGCGTCGGCCCGAATCTCTACGGCATCGTCGGCAACAAGAAAGCCCATGCGGCTGACTTCGCTTACTCCAAGGCCATGCAGGAAAAAGGCGGCACCTGGACCGAGGAAGACCTGCTGCACTTCCTGAAAAAGCCGAAGGATTTCGTGCCGGGCACCAAAATGTCCTTCGCGGGCATTGCCAAACCGGAAGAACGCGCCGACCTGGTGGCGTATCTGAGCACGCTGAAATAA
- a CDS encoding 3-deoxy-manno-octulosonate cytidylyltransferase: MKTCILIPARMASARLPGKPLKEIGGMPMVVRVWHQAMKAGIGPVAVATDHEGIKTAIETAGGTAIMTPSDLPSGTDRIWNAFQQFAQGRDAEVIVNLQGDLPFIAPEDVRKAAAVADADINTLACPITHEGAWHKHHIVKAVFAGNTAPGGRALYFSRAALPFSGHGHKKGDIWGWEHIGIYAYRRAALERFVALPPSALEHIEKLEQLRALEAGMRIHVATVEKAPLAVDTPDDLENANQYANTIGENA; encoded by the coding sequence ATGAAAACATGCATCCTCATTCCCGCCCGAATGGCTTCCGCCCGGTTGCCGGGGAAGCCATTAAAGGAAATCGGCGGTATGCCGATGGTCGTGAGGGTATGGCATCAGGCCATGAAAGCGGGCATCGGCCCCGTGGCGGTGGCGACCGACCATGAGGGAATTAAAACCGCCATCGAAACGGCCGGAGGCACGGCCATCATGACGCCGTCGGATCTGCCGAGCGGGACGGACCGCATATGGAACGCCTTTCAGCAGTTCGCGCAGGGCCGGGATGCCGAGGTCATTGTTAATCTTCAGGGCGACCTTCCCTTTATTGCGCCGGAGGATGTGCGAAAGGCGGCTGCCGTGGCCGATGCCGACATCAATACCCTGGCCTGCCCTATCACGCATGAGGGGGCATGGCACAAGCATCATATCGTTAAGGCCGTGTTCGCCGGAAATACCGCACCGGGTGGAAGGGCGCTTTATTTCAGCCGTGCCGCCCTGCCCTTCAGCGGGCACGGGCATAAAAAGGGCGATATCTGGGGCTGGGAGCATATCGGCATTTATGCCTACCGGCGCGCGGCGCTGGAGCGGTTCGTCGCACTGCCGCCAAGCGCGCTGGAACATATTGAGAAGCTGGAACAGCTGCGCGCGCTGGAAGCGGGCATGCGCATCCACGTGGCCACGGTGGAAAAAGCCCCGCTGGCGGTGGATACACCCGACGACCTGGAAAACGCCAACCAATATGCCAACACAATAGGAGAAAATGCGTGA
- a CDS encoding adenosine kinase, protein MAKGAMTLIDEERAKSIYAAMSTSMECSGGSAANSLAGIAQLGGKAGFIGKVYEDQLGAIFRHDMNSIGVQFSTPAATSGKSTALCMILVTPDAQRTMNTFIGASNLLSVADMDEELIKRAKVLYVEGYLWDDPNTIESLRAAIALAQKHETIVAFTLSDRFCVERHHASFMDLIKSSVDWLFANESELEALTGESDFDAGKNKLREWVHMAAITRSEKGSVLVRGRDEVVIPAITAGPVVDTTGAGDLYASGVLYGLTHGMSLEEAGTLGSKLAGHIITHIGARSQTPLRSLLAA, encoded by the coding sequence ATGGCCAAAGGCGCCATGACCCTGATTGACGAGGAACGGGCCAAGAGCATCTATGCCGCCATGAGCACCAGCATGGAATGCAGCGGCGGCTCCGCCGCCAACAGCCTGGCGGGCATCGCGCAGCTGGGCGGCAAGGCGGGCTTCATCGGCAAAGTGTATGAGGACCAGCTCGGCGCCATCTTCCGGCACGACATGAACAGCATCGGCGTACAGTTTTCCACGCCCGCCGCCACGAGCGGCAAAAGCACGGCGCTGTGCATGATCCTCGTCACACCCGATGCGCAACGCACCATGAACACCTTCATCGGCGCCAGCAACCTCCTTAGCGTGGCGGACATGGACGAGGAGCTCATCAAACGCGCCAAGGTGCTGTATGTGGAAGGCTATCTGTGGGACGACCCGAACACGATCGAATCGCTGCGCGCGGCCATCGCGCTGGCGCAGAAACATGAGACGATCGTGGCCTTCACCCTCTCCGACCGGTTTTGCGTGGAACGCCACCACGCCTCCTTCATGGATCTCATCAAAAGCAGCGTGGACTGGCTGTTTGCCAATGAAAGCGAACTGGAAGCGCTGACCGGCGAAAGCGACTTCGATGCAGGCAAAAACAAATTGCGCGAATGGGTGCACATGGCCGCCATCACCCGCAGCGAAAAAGGATCCGTGCTGGTGCGCGGGCGCGATGAGGTGGTCATCCCCGCCATCACCGCGGGTCCCGTGGTGGACACGACCGGCGCGGGCGACCTTTATGCCAGCGGCGTGCTCTACGGACTGACGCACGGCATGTCGCTGGAGGAAGCCGGAACGCTCGGCTCCAAACTCGCAGGCCATATCATCACCCATATCGGTGCACGCAGCCAGACGCCGTTACGCTCCTTGCTTGCGGCCTGA
- a CDS encoding phosphatase PAP2 family protein: protein MVRLMGYWLLAAALVASWLVWPQTRALWDVADRVVFYHLNGLLAHGPLQIILAVANNRLADVVVGLIMVGMLVAWVRSTDGEARFERVAAGGIMILFALVVMQAQRLALDVSRLSPSLVLTPVYKLSQLQPWAMPKDSSEGSFPGDHAAVLLMFAWFAVAKMGRVYGRPTTLLAVLFCLPRLFSGAHWFTDIAVGSVAIALVAMPLVLYAPFMRSLQHGVARLLQKITPIGAIIRRL, encoded by the coding sequence ATGGTACGCTTAATGGGTTACTGGCTGCTGGCGGCGGCGCTGGTGGCGAGCTGGCTGGTATGGCCGCAGACGCGGGCCTTGTGGGACGTGGCGGACAGGGTGGTGTTTTATCATTTGAACGGGCTGCTGGCGCATGGGCCGTTGCAGATCATCCTGGCGGTGGCAAATAACCGGCTGGCGGATGTGGTGGTCGGGCTCATCATGGTGGGCATGCTGGTGGCATGGGTGCGCAGCACGGATGGCGAGGCACGGTTTGAGCGTGTGGCGGCGGGCGGCATCATGATTCTGTTCGCGCTGGTGGTGATGCAGGCGCAGCGGCTGGCGCTGGATGTGTCGCGCCTGAGCCCGAGCCTGGTGCTGACGCCGGTTTACAAGCTGTCGCAACTACAGCCCTGGGCCATGCCGAAAGATAGTTCGGAAGGCAGCTTTCCCGGTGACCATGCGGCGGTGCTGCTGATGTTCGCCTGGTTTGCGGTAGCGAAAATGGGGCGTGTTTATGGAAGGCCGACCACCCTGCTTGCGGTGCTGTTCTGCCTGCCGCGCCTGTTCAGCGGGGCGCACTGGTTTACGGATATCGCGGTGGGGTCGGTTGCCATTGCGCTGGTGGCCATGCCTCTGGTGCTGTATGCGCCCTTCATGCGCAGCCTCCAGCACGGCGTTGCCAGGCTGCTTCAAAAAATCACGCCGATTGGGGCCATCATCCGGCGGCTTTGA
- a CDS encoding pyrroline-5-carboxylate reductase translates to MQVVLIGFGNMGRALASGWLSSLADATIHAVDPHAQPMDGIHLHKDLSGLPSSLTPDAVILAVKPQQMTHVLPLLAEQPWMKASLLLSIAAGTRITTFQHALGESQPVIRAMPNTPALIGQGMTGLVANRTATAAQRHLAETLMQSVGKTLWLEDESQMDAYTALAGSGPAYLFYFIECLTEAGVAQGLSSEVARVAAIQTMLGASMLAAASTDDVATLRARVTSPGGTTAAALEVFMAPSGMKPLVKQGILQATQRGKELGK, encoded by the coding sequence ATGCAAGTGGTGCTCATCGGTTTCGGCAATATGGGCCGCGCGCTGGCATCGGGCTGGCTCTCATCGCTTGCGGATGCGACCATCCACGCGGTGGACCCCCACGCCCAGCCGATGGACGGCATCCACCTGCATAAAGACCTGTCCGGCCTTCCATCCTCCCTCACGCCCGATGCCGTCATCCTTGCCGTTAAACCGCAACAGATGACCCACGTTCTTCCACTTCTTGCGGAGCAGCCCTGGATGAAGGCCTCGCTTCTTCTCTCCATCGCCGCGGGCACGCGCATCACCACATTCCAGCATGCGCTCGGCGAATCACAGCCCGTCATCCGCGCCATGCCCAACACACCCGCGTTGATTGGCCAGGGCATGACGGGCCTGGTGGCGAACCGCACCGCAACAGCCGCCCAGCGCCACCTTGCCGAAACGCTGATGCAGTCCGTCGGCAAAACCCTCTGGCTGGAGGATGAAAGCCAGATGGACGCCTACACCGCACTCGCCGGCAGCGGCCCCGCCTATCTGTTTTATTTCATCGAATGCCTCACCGAGGCGGGCGTGGCCCAAGGCCTTTCCTCCGAGGTCGCACGCGTAGCCGCCATCCAGACCATGCTCGGCGCCTCCATGCTTGCCGCGGCATCCACCGACGATGTTGCCACCCTGCGTGCGCGCGTCACCAGCCCCGGCGGCACCACGGCCGCCGCGCTTGAGGTGTTCATGGCGCCATCAGGCATGAAGCCGTTGGTGAAGCAGGGGATCCTGCAGGCCACCCAGCGTGGAAAGGAACTGGGCAAATAA
- a CDS encoding DUF1289 domain-containing protein — protein MNAETQVPTPCVKVCKLDPDTGYCLGCFRTREEVANWLTMTDDEKRAVWASFEARQEEMLRSLRGEA, from the coding sequence ATGAACGCCGAAACGCAAGTCCCCACGCCCTGCGTGAAAGTGTGCAAGCTTGATCCCGACACGGGCTACTGCCTCGGCTGCTTCCGCACGCGGGAGGAGGTTGCCAATTGGCTGACCATGACGGACGATGAAAAACGCGCCGTCTGGGCAAGCTTTGAAGCGCGGCAGGAAGAGATGCTGCGCAGCCTGAGGGGAGAAGCATAA
- a CDS encoding GNAT family N-acetyltransferase, with the protein MKLTIRTIAMQDVAAVARMAQRLAASEGEGRTEFNEEAIRRDVLCQHPHCVIWVAEAGGQPVAFLMAYPGYDMLSASTGWHLGDLWVEPGFRRQGIATQLVLALAAQAKDHGSRWISLTRLKQNHEAKEFYTKLGFFERWDVCFHAAGGDAFLSLANASGGMQAMLL; encoded by the coding sequence ATGAAACTGACCATCCGCACCATCGCCATGCAGGATGTCGCGGCCGTGGCGCGCATGGCGCAGCGGCTTGCCGCCAGCGAAGGTGAAGGCAGAACGGAATTTAACGAAGAAGCCATCCGGCGCGATGTGCTGTGCCAGCACCCGCATTGCGTCATCTGGGTGGCGGAAGCCGGGGGCCAGCCCGTTGCTTTCCTGATGGCCTATCCGGGTTACGACATGCTCTCCGCCAGCACGGGTTGGCATCTGGGCGATCTTTGGGTGGAGCCGGGCTTTCGCCGCCAGGGCATTGCCACGCAGCTCGTCCTGGCGCTCGCGGCACAGGCGAAAGACCATGGCAGCCGCTGGATCAGCCTCACACGCCTAAAGCAAAATCACGAAGCCAAGGAATTTTACACCAAGCTCGGCTTTTTCGAACGCTGGGACGTCTGCTTCCATGCCGCCGGTGGCGATGCCTTCCTGTCATTGGCCAATGCATCCGGCGGCATGCAGGCGATGCTGCTATGA
- the pgeF gene encoding peptidoglycan editing factor PgeF: MTETIAIPSVQSDHLLLKGISHGFFGRRGGVSEGVHATLNCALGSQDARPSVLANRALVAQSIGAAPERLITLKQIHSPTCHIIAGEEDFDTVYYSEGDAMVTKLPGIALGILTADCPPVLFADPASGVIGAAHAGWKGAFTGVLLSTIVAMESLGASRHNIRASIGPCIAQSSYEVDDAFRQRFLDQKPTNAQFFTPGKPGHHQFDLKGYNRHQLQTSGIRQIDILPDDTYADEQGYFSFRRTTHRNEPDYGRQLSVIMRQG, from the coding sequence ATGACCGAAACCATCGCCATCCCCTCCGTCCAGTCCGATCACCTGCTGCTTAAAGGCATCTCGCATGGCTTCTTCGGCCGCCGTGGCGGTGTGAGCGAAGGCGTGCACGCCACGCTCAACTGTGCGCTCGGCTCGCAGGATGCACGCCCCAGCGTACTGGCCAACCGCGCGCTGGTGGCACAATCCATCGGCGCCGCGCCGGAGCGGCTTATCACGCTCAAACAGATTCACAGCCCCACCTGCCATATCATTGCCGGTGAAGAGGATTTCGATACCGTCTATTACAGCGAAGGCGATGCAATGGTCACGAAGCTGCCCGGCATCGCGCTCGGCATTTTAACGGCCGATTGCCCGCCCGTCCTTTTCGCCGACCCTGCCTCAGGTGTCATCGGTGCCGCCCATGCGGGTTGGAAAGGCGCCTTCACCGGCGTGCTGCTCTCCACCATCGTCGCCATGGAATCCCTCGGCGCCAGCAGGCACAACATCCGCGCCAGCATCGGTCCCTGTATCGCGCAGTCATCCTATGAAGTGGACGACGCCTTCCGTCAGCGTTTTCTGGATCAGAAACCCACCAACGCGCAATTCTTCACACCCGGCAAACCCGGCCACCATCAGTTTGACCTTAAGGGCTACAACCGCCACCAATTGCAGACAAGCGGCATCCGACAGATCGACATCCTGCCGGACGACACCTACGCCGACGAGCAGGGCTATTTCAGCTTCCGCCGCACAACGCACCGTAACGAACCGGATTACGGCCGCCAGCTCTCCGTCATCATGAGGCAGGGATGA
- a CDS encoding M3 family oligoendopeptidase, which produces MPASKKAAAKTKKPALESVAKKSPLPTWDLTDFYPSHTHASVKADIEKVAKDAVSFQKSYQGKVSKLSGDELGKAISKYENLHELIGKLGSYASLLNATDMLNGDYTRFYQNTLEALNEHTTHLIFFSLEINALDEKKLKQAIKESKKLAHYAPWLRDVRIMKPYQLSEIEEKLLHEKSITGAQAWSRLFDETLTRLTFEMDGKKMQLEQVLHLLSGKDAATRKKAAHSLGKTFNANLPIFTTITNVLAKDKAIEDRLRGFKAPISSRNLANLVEDDVVDALLKAVKKSYPKLSHRYYKMKAGWFKQKQLNYWDRNAPIPEDADQPFTWERARDTVLDAYGRFSPKLRELGQEFFDKPWIDVPTRPGKATGAFAHPTVPSVHPYLLLNFQGKLRDVMTLAHELGHGVHQVLSAKQGALMADTPLTLAETASVFGEQLTFRALLDQQKDKKKRKAMLASKVEDMLNTVVRQVAFCEFERRIHAERAKGEIPQEKICDIWMDVQKESLGPALKFDDHYRGYWAYISHFIHSPFYVYAYAFGDCLVNALYAAYLEKPKGFPEKYFAMLEAGGTLHHKELLAPFGLDATAPAFWQKGLNVISGFIDELETL; this is translated from the coding sequence ATGCCCGCCTCCAAAAAAGCTGCAGCAAAAACCAAAAAACCAGCCCTCGAATCCGTAGCCAAAAAATCCCCACTCCCCACATGGGACCTCACGGATTTCTACCCCTCCCACACCCATGCGTCGGTCAAAGCAGACATTGAGAAAGTCGCGAAAGATGCCGTCTCGTTTCAGAAATCCTACCAGGGCAAAGTATCCAAACTCTCCGGCGATGAACTCGGCAAAGCCATCTCGAAATACGAAAACCTTCACGAACTCATCGGCAAGCTCGGCAGCTACGCCTCACTGCTGAATGCCACCGACATGCTCAATGGCGATTACACCCGCTTCTACCAGAACACGCTCGAAGCCCTGAACGAACACACCACGCACCTGATTTTCTTTTCGCTGGAAATCAACGCGCTGGATGAAAAGAAACTCAAGCAGGCGATCAAGGAAAGCAAAAAGCTCGCCCATTATGCTCCCTGGCTCCGCGACGTGCGCATCATGAAGCCCTACCAACTGAGCGAGATTGAAGAGAAACTCCTGCACGAAAAATCCATCACCGGCGCGCAGGCATGGAGCCGCCTGTTCGACGAAACCCTCACGCGCCTGACATTCGAGATGGACGGCAAGAAGATGCAGCTGGAACAGGTCCTCCACCTGCTTTCCGGCAAGGACGCCGCCACACGTAAAAAAGCCGCGCACAGCCTCGGCAAAACCTTCAACGCCAACCTGCCCATCTTCACCACCATCACCAACGTACTGGCCAAAGACAAAGCCATCGAGGACCGTCTGCGCGGCTTCAAGGCCCCCATCTCCAGCCGCAACCTCGCCAACCTGGTGGAAGACGATGTGGTGGACGCACTGCTGAAGGCGGTCAAGAAAAGCTACCCCAAACTCTCCCACCGCTATTACAAAATGAAAGCGGGCTGGTTCAAGCAGAAGCAACTGAATTACTGGGATCGTAATGCCCCCATTCCCGAGGATGCCGATCAACCCTTCACCTGGGAGCGCGCGCGCGACACCGTGCTGGATGCCTATGGCCGCTTCAGCCCCAAACTGCGCGAGCTCGGCCAGGAATTTTTCGACAAACCGTGGATCGACGTGCCCACCCGCCCCGGCAAAGCCACGGGTGCGTTCGCGCATCCCACCGTGCCGTCGGTGCATCCTTACCTGCTGCTCAACTTCCAGGGAAAATTGCGCGATGTCATGACGCTCGCGCACGAGCTCGGCCACGGCGTGCATCAGGTGCTTTCCGCCAAACAGGGTGCGCTGATGGCCGACACCCCGCTGACCCTGGCTGAAACCGCCTCCGTCTTCGGCGAGCAGCTCACCTTTCGTGCCCTGCTTGACCAGCAGAAGGACAAGAAAAAGCGCAAGGCCATGCTTGCTTCCAAAGTGGAGGACATGCTGAATACCGTCGTGCGTCAGGTCGCTTTCTGCGAGTTCGAGCGCCGCATCCATGCCGAACGCGCCAAAGGCGAAATCCCGCAGGAAAAGATCTGCGACATCTGGATGGATGTGCAGAAAGAATCCTTAGGGCCTGCTCTGAAATTCGACGATCACTATCGCGGCTACTGGGCCTATATCTCCCACTTCATCCACTCGCCCTTTTACGTCTATGCCTATGCCTTCGGCGATTGCCTGGTCAACGCCCTCTACGCCGCCTATCTGGAAAAACCCAAAGGCTTTCCGGAGAAATATTTCGCCATGCTCGAGGCCGGTGGCACGCTCCACCACAAGGAGCTTCTCGCCCCCTTCGGCCTGGATGCGACAGCCCCCGCCTTCTGGCAAAAAGGCCTCAACGTCATCTCCGGCTTTATTGATGAGCTTGAAACGCTCTGA